The Euphorbia lathyris chromosome 2, ddEupLath1.1, whole genome shotgun sequence genome includes a window with the following:
- the LOC136219169 gene encoding uncharacterized protein, giving the protein MDSPQSVVSPFKTSVVAEPEKLKSDYSVRTAANLSKGIDVQRDETTNGNPENYMGSLEVYVHQARDIHNICIYHKQDVYAKLCLTSDPENTVSTKIINGGGRNPVFNDNVQLNVKTVESSLKCEIFMMSRVRNYLEDQLLGFALVPLSEVLMKNGKLEKEFSLSSTDLFHSPAGFVELSLSYSGASPDVMAIPAMSTTTDGCVQDTEIQEALSCEFEKMEFPDPKIVNENQMMVSEYFGISCTNEDSETSDSFVASDPENHASSDGVHFVESFSADSGETHKHDSPLSSVSTNGISSPSVVASSHTSDGPSAIKTHTQELDSAQKEKKGGDVRDGESDSAGGLEGEKIAKPVINVNIEPEQSMVQQDIVDMYMKSMQQFTESLAKMKLPLDMDNGPTSSGSSTSDQKTPASKNNGSRVFYGSRAFF; this is encoded by the coding sequence ATGGATTCCCCTCAATCTGTTGTATCACCATTCAAGACCTCTGTTGTTGCTGAGCCAGAGAAGCTAAAATCTGATTACTCAGTGAGGACTGCTGCAAATTTATCCAAGGGAATTGATGTCCAGCGTGACGAAACCACAAATGGCAACCCAGAGAACTACATGGGTTCGCTCGAGGTGTATGTTCATCAGGCTAGAGACATTCATAACATCTGCATTTACCACAAGCAAGATGTTTATGCTAAGCTTTGCCTCACTAGTGATCCAGAAAACACAGTCTccacaaaaatcatcaatggtGGTGGAAGGAATCCAGTCTTTAACGATAACGTGCAGCTTAATGTCAAGACTGTTGAATCCTCTCTTAAATGTGAGATATTCATGATGAGCAGGGTGAGAAATTATCTCGAGGATCAGCTGTTGGGGTTCGCCTTGGTGCCTTTGTCTGAGGTACTGATGAAGAATGGGAAGTTGGAGAAAGAGTTCTCTCTTTCTTCAACCGATCTATTCCATTCTCCTGCAGGGTTTGTTGAGTTATCTCTATCATATAGCGGAGCTTCGCCAGATGTAATGGCAATTCCTGCAATGTCTACTACTACAGATGGATGTGTGCAGGACACAGAGATACAGGAAGCACTTTCTTGCGAATTTGAAAAGATGGAATTCCCTGATCCAAAAATCGTGAACGAAAACCAGATGATGGTTTCAGAATATTTCGGGATCTCGTGTACCAATGAGGACTCCGAAACCTCTGATAGTTTCGTTGCATCTGATCCTGAAAATCATGCTAGTTCAGATGGTGTTCATTTCGTGGAAAGTTTCTCTGCTGATTCTGGTGAAACTCATAAGCATGATTCGCCATTAAGCAGTGTATCAACAAATGGGATTTCTTCCCCTTCTGTAGTTGCAAGCTCACATACCTCCGATGGCCCATCAGCTATTAAAACACACACTCAGGAGCTTGACTCAGCTcaaaaagagaagaagggtgGAGATGTTCGAGACGGTGAGAGTGATTCAGCTGGTGGATTAGAAGGCGAGAAAATCGCGAAACCGGTTATAAATGTGAATATCGAGCCAGAGCAGAGTATGGTCCAGCAGGACATAGTAGACATGTACATGAAAAGTATGCAGCAATTCACTGAATCATTGGCAAAGATGAAGCTTCCACTAGATATGGATAATGGACCAACCAGTTCAGGAAGTTCAACTTCTGATCAGAAAACTCCGGCATCCAAGAATAACGGTTCCCGTGTGTTCTATGGGAGTAGGGCTTTCTTTTGA